The genomic region TGAAGCAGCTCAGGATAGAGGCGATCGTCTCCGGCGTCAGTTCGTTGAAGAAGCGATCGAACAGCAGTTCTGACAAGAGCAGCTCGTGGCCCTCGGTCGACGAGATCTCGCAGGCGACTCGCGCCTTAAGTTGcacgacctcggcgtcgttgatGAACCCAAGACGCCGCAAGACGCGCTTGCGCGATTTGAGCTCGTCCATCTGCGCGATGCTGTGCGCCTTGGCAatggccttcttcttctccttgaccttCTCCGAGACCTGCACCTTGGCGTGGTATTGGTCCCAGAGCGAGGGCAACAGCGGCGACAGATGCAGCGGGTTGGACAGGAGCCGAGACTCAAGCACCTCGATCTTGCGCAGAAGCTTCTTGAAGGATTCGTCCGTAATGTCCATGTTTTCAATCGGGTCGAGGATCGGCACGCCGTCAGGAAACCTACGCTTGACTTCGGCGAGAGACTTGAATGCGGTTTCTTTGTCCTCATCGGTCTTCAGGCCATCCTTGGGCAGGAAGATGCGAATCTGACTAATGGCCTTGACGCATCTTAGCAGGCAAGGCACAGTCTCGTAAATGACTTCTTCGTCTCCGTTGGCCGGCACTAGACCGGGCTGCATCTCCGCCGAGGGGTGGCTCAGAGACACCGCGGAGCTGGACGCCGACAGGGGTAGCAAGACTTGCACAACATAAGACTCTTGCGGGGCATGTTCGGGTTCACCAAGCTTAGGCGCCTTGCGGAGCTCATGTTTGACAATGACGCCCCAGCCAAagtcctggccgccggccacgttGTCAGGGGACACCTTGGGGTTGTAGATCTGCACCAGCCGGCCGGGCTGCAGGTACTCGATGCTATGCTGAGGATGTTGAATGACGGCGCGCATGTCGGCCGTGTACGTGTTGAGCTGTTGGCGGATTTGATAGTAGTCCTTGATGGTGGCCTCGTCTGGGATCGCAAGGGAGTCCCGTTCCTGCTGCAAGGTCATAAGCTCCTTTTCCAGGGCTGGCACGCTCGCCGCGTTCTGAAATTGGTGGAAGCACCGCTCGAGCATGAATTCTGGCGAGATGGCTTCGATTCGCAACAGGTTGAGAATCATGTTGTAGCCCAGGTAGAACGCCGAGTTCAGCCTGTCCTGGTGGCCTGTGACGATTTCCTTGGCCACTTCCGGCTCCAGCTTGTCGTCGATCATCATGAGAACAAGACCACGGGCATCTAGACCACGTCGTCCAGCTCGACCAGCCATCTGAATGTACTCGGACGAAGTGATGGGTCGCCTCTTGACGCCATCCCACTTGGTGACCTGCGTGAAGATGACCGTCTTGGCTGGCATGTTGAGGCCGATAGAAAAGGTCTCCGTGGCGAAAAGCACCTTGATCAGGGATTCTTGGAATAGGATCTCGATGGTCTCCTTCAAAATCGGCAGCAACCCGGAATGATGaacgccgacgccacgcTTGAGAAGTGGCAACAAGTGCACGATCTGGGGCAGTTCGCGGTCCTCCTCTGACAAGCTGTCAATGGCGCTCCTAAAGACCTTTTCGACCATGGCCTGCTCCGAGTCGTCATTGAAGTCGAGATTTCCAACCTTGATcgcgaggtcctcgacctccCTTTTGCTGAAATTGAAGACGATGACAGGGTTGAACTTCTTCTTGATGGTCATCTTGATGATTTTGTAAATGTCCGATCCCTCATCGGGACCGCCGCCTTTGTTcgtcttcttgttcttgcccttgcccttgagcttAGCGTTGATGTCGTTTGATTGAGCGCCCTTACGGTCCTCTACTTCCTGCATGACGGTGTTAAAGTTGCTCTCATTGAAGTTACCCTTCTCGTCAACCACCATCCGCGCACCCTTTCCACCACACGGGTAGAAGTAGTTTTGCAGTGGCGTCGGTCGGAAGTCCGTGTAGACGACGTGGCACGCTTGATGATGTATCTTGGCGATCCATTCGGCAAACTGAAAGGCGTTGGGAATAGTGGCCGAGAGGAAAACATAGCGGACCTTGTCGGGAAGCATGATGATGGTCTCCTCCCAGACAACGCCACGAGTCTTGTCGCGCATATAGTGGATCTCGTCGAAAACGACCCATCCCACCTCGCGCATAATCTCGGAGCCGCGGTATAACATAGATCGCAGAATCTCCGTCGTCATAACCAGGCAACTGGCGGTGGGGTTGATGGTGACATCGCCCGTCatgaggccgacgtcgccgaagATGGCGTCAAAGTCTCGGAACTTTTGGTTGCTCAGGGCCTTAATAGGGCTCGTGTAAATGACCCTCTGGTTCCGCTTGAGGCACTGCGCGATGGCGTACTCGGCGACGACCGTCTTGCCGGCACTCGTGTGCGCCGACACCAATACACTCTCCTCGCGCTCAATCGACGCCACTGACAGGCTCTGGAAAGGGTCGAGTTTGAAATTCCACGTCCGCGCCGGCTCTTCGGGCGACTTGTGCTCCGACAGCGGCACGTATTCGTAGTCCAGgtccggcggcagcgcgactTGGTGCTGGATGTTGTGTGACAGCACGAGAGAGGATtcctgcggcagcagcgtcgtggCTCCGGCGACTTCTctcgactcggccgtctgGAAGGTATCAGTCAAAACGGGCCCCACGCCGTCCTCCTTTTTCCTCCGCTTCTTGTCTTGCTGACTGGGTGTGTCCGAGTCTTCTTCATCGGACTCGTCGTCTTTGGATGTCGTCTCGTTggcgtccatgtcctcgtcgtcagcgggCTGCTTCTGCTCGGTCGATGCGCCAttcatggcctcgtcggcttTTCTCTTCTTGGTCTTGTCGCGGTTGCGCGGGCACTGTGGcacctgctcctcctcgctgtcGCTTTGAGGGCCAGGCTTGCCCTCAAACACGTCGAACATGTCATCCATGTTGGGCCACTGTCGGCTTGCCGCCGGGGGTCGCGCGGTTAAATCAGTCGAAGCTGCTTCTTACGGGCGGTGCGCTCGGAAAGATATGCCAAATTCCAGGGTCGCTATGCAAAGTTTCTGTCGTCTGGCGTCCAGGGGTGCGAATGCGCCAGCAAATTAATGGTGTCCACGTAAACGCAAACGCAGCTGCAAGCTGCAAAATCGGCGATGCGTCGCAGGTGGTGGGCAGGCCAGGCTCAAAAAAAGacgtgggctggctgggggaGACCGCGGCAGAAAGAAAATCGTCAGGCCCCGGGCGTAGGCGGTGAGCTAGTTGGTGCATCTCGATTCTTTGGCTTCCTCCGCCTGTTCCTCAAGCCCGAACTTGACCCAATCATCGGACGTTTACGACAGGTGATGGCGCACGTGACCCAATTGAGCCAAGCCTTTTGCTTTTGACCTCATTCGATTATCCTTACCTCGGATACCGTCACGACCTCTGTACGCATCAAAGATCTCAAACCATTCGTCGCGATCCGCTCCGCTCTTCCAAGGTGAGCGCGCGCCTCTCCGACACACGCCCAAGCACCCATCAAGCTAATTGACCGCCCGCAGATgctctcccgcgccgccgcccgcacgacgacgtcgctTGTCTCCCGCCGAGGCTTCCACGCCACCCGGGCTCGCATGTCCTCGCCGTACCACTACCCCGAGGGCCCCTACACCAACATCCCCTTCAACCCGCGCAGCAAGTACTTCGGTCTCGGCTTCTGGTCCTTCATGGCCACGGGCTTCCTCGCTCCCTTTGGCATTGCCGGTGCGTCTGCGCGCTTTTGCCCCTCGAGGCCCGCCGAATCCGTTTCACCCGCTGACAGGCAGTTCAGTCTACCAGACCTACAAGGAGCAGTAAGCTTGAGACGGAAATCTGGGTGGCTTGTTCAAGGCGAGGAAGATATTGTTTGGAGCAGCTGTCCCGGCATATTCGATAGACTGTTGGGCAGCGGTCGATATCACTGTAAACAAAGTTCCATTTGTCAGCCCGAATCGATACGATCGACACGTGCCGTGCTTAGCCACATTCGAAACCGATATGACGCCCTGCGATATGCAAATTCGTGCTTCATTCACGGCGTCGCGCCCCAAGACAATGGGCTGGAATACAAATGCGACTGGGGTATTGCTATATGCAGATGAAGTGTACATGTAAAGTGGCTCTGATCATAGCCACGACCCATCTCGTTTGCCTCGGCGATGCGTCGACCCGTCCCACTTACCCCATGGCGACTTCATGTCCTTGTCTTGGATGATGTTGTCGAATATGGCATGCATGAATTGCTGGCGCTCCGGTGGTATGTCCCACCGCTGGGACATGGCATCAAACGTCTGCACCACAGCCTCAGTCGATGAGCACTTTTTGACAGCCCTCAAAGCCCATATGACGACCCAGCGATCGATTCGGAAGGCCTTGGCGTGCTCATCGCGAGCCTGGTATAGTGCAGACAAGACGCCCTGGAGCCTCTGCTCGCTCCAATCGGAGCCGGAGAAGCCACCGTGCATGTAGAACCCTTTAAAGAGCGCAAGGAAGATGGTCGGGTGTATCGGTACTTTTAGATGCTTCATCTCGTCGAGATACTGGGCGACTTTGTTGAGATTGCCCACCCTGGTGGCGTAGTGCTGCACCAGCAGCTTATATGTATGCAGGTCTGGCGTGAGCCGTACGTTTGTCTGCAGCTTCTCTCTGAGCTCCGGGTGCTGCTTGCCGACCTTAGTGAACATCATAAGGACCCTCGTGATGACTTTGTTCATCATGTAATCGCGCTGTGGCATTTcggaggcgagggcgtggccTTTCTTCATCCGCTCGTAGGTTtcttccgccgcctcctcctcgccgcacCGCAAAAGACCGGAGATGACACAATTGAGCACAACCGTGTCAATCATTTCGCCAGACTCTACCATCTCCTTGTAGGCGGCGCGTATGCCTCCAGAGTCGAGCTTCAAGCCAAAGTAGTGAATGAGACTGACGTGGTGGAACCGGTTGAACTCGATGCCCCGCTTCTCCATCTCCTTGTATATCATGTCCGCGAGCGTGAAGTTGCCCGCCTTTGCCGCAACGTCGAAAAGCACATTGAATGTGACGTCGTTTCCCAGAACGTTTGCCTCCTTTTCCATTTCTCTCCAGAGCCGCAAGGCTGACTCCATCTCTTGTGCCGTCGTTCGAGCGGCATATTTGgtggcgaaggcgagggcgaaaTTCCAGTGCGATCGTCGCAGGGTGAGGCCAGCGTTCTTGACGTCGGCAAGGAGCGCAAAGTAGCGAAGCATCGACTCCATGTCTCGTTTTCTTGGCGTGCCCATGACCTTCAATAGTCGATTCCTCCATTGCCAAGTCAAACGCAGCATTCGTGGTTCAGGCAGCTCGCCGTATAGCTTGTATATCGCGTCCAGGGACACCCGATTGGGGTGGCGCAGCCTCTGCCCGATGGCCGCGTAGAGCCGCGCAAGCCGCTGCTGGGTATTGTCGGTGATTCTGAGCGTTTCGTCACGGGAAGGATACTCCACATCGTGTTTCTTGTCGGACACGCGCAGGTTTGGTCCGTCGGGCATGGCGTAGCCCCTCCGATACGGATCGCGATGGAAGTCGAAGTGCTCCTCCGCAGTGCCCTCGTCTCTACCGTCAACAAATGACAAAAGCTGTTTGGTGTTGTGCGCCGGCAATGGCGCCTGTCGATGGGCCATTGGTTTCGAGCCGGAGGCAACCGCCGTGGCGACGCTGTACTGCCGCACGTCCTGCCGGGAAGGACGCAGCTGGCAGTCTCTGGGGACGGGCATAAAGGTTGATAGCAGCCATATTGAGGTCCTCGGGCAAGTCGTCGGTTGCGCAAGGACTTTTGCTGGAGGCGTCGGCCTGTTGCAGAAGGTCCTCTGGGATGTCGTCTGGACGGACCTCAGGGTCGCCCTCGGACGGTT from Purpureocillium takamizusanense chromosome 12, complete sequence harbors:
- a CDS encoding uncharacterized protein (COG:S~EggNog:ENOG503P6RM~TransMembrane:1 (o48-70i)), encoding MLSRAAARTTTSLVSRRGFHATRARMSSPYHYPEGPYTNIPFNPRSKYFGLGFWSFMATGFLAPFGIAVYQTYKEQ
- a CDS encoding uncharacterized protein (COG:S~EggNog:ENOG503NWS5), whose amino-acid sequence is MKIRSRVDGSVCGAVLANRPRATLRSVQTTSQRTFCNRPTPPAKVLAQPTTCPRTSIWLLSTFMPVPRDCQLRPSRQDVRQYSVATAVASGSKPMAHRQAPLPAHNTKQLLSFVDGRDEGTAEEHFDFHRDPYRRGYAMPDGPNLRVSDKKHDVEYPSRDETLRITDNTQQRLARLYAAIGQRLRHPNRVSLDAIYKLYGELPEPRMLRLTWQWRNRLLKVMGTPRKRDMESMLRYFALLADVKNAGLTLRRSHWNFALAFATKYAARTTAQEMESALRLWREMEKEANVLGNDVTFNVLFDVAAKAGNFTLADMIYKEMEKRGIEFNRFHHVSLIHYFGLKLDSGGIRAAYKEMVESGEMIDTVVLNCVISGLLRCGEEEAAEETYERMKKGHALASEMPQRDYMMNKVITRVLMMFTKVGKQHPELREKLQTNVRLTPDLHTYKLLVQHYATRVGNLNKVAQYLDEMKHLKVPIHPTIFLALFKGFYMHGGFSGSDWSEQRLQGVLSALYQARDEHAKAFRIDRWVVIWALRAVKKCSSTEAVVQTFDAMSQRWDIPPERQQFMHAIFDNIIQDKDMKSPWGKWDGSTHRRGKRDGSWL
- the MTR4 gene encoding RNA helicase (EggNog:ENOG503NV71~COG:A) — translated: MDDMFDVFEGKPGPQSDSEEEQVPQCPRNRDKTKKRKADEAMNGASTEQKQPADDEDMDANETTSKDDESDEEDSDTPSQQDKKRRKKEDGVGPVLTDTFQTAESREVAGATTLLPQESSLVLSHNIQHQVALPPDLDYEYVPLSEHKSPEEPARTWNFKLDPFQSLSVASIEREESVLVSAHTSAGKTVVAEYAIAQCLKRNQRVIYTSPIKALSNQKFRDFDAIFGDVGLMTGDVTINPTASCLVMTTEILRSMLYRGSEIMREVGWVVFDEIHYMRDKTRGVVWEETIIMLPDKVRYVFLSATIPNAFQFAEWIAKIHHQACHVVYTDFRPTPLQNYFYPCGGKGARMVVDEKGNFNESNFNTVMQEVEDRKGAQSNDINAKLKGKGKNKKTNKGGGPDEGSDIYKIIKMTIKKKFNPVIVFNFSKREVEDLAIKVGNLDFNDDSEQAMVEKVFRSAIDSLSEEDRELPQIVHLLPLLKRGVGVHHSGLLPILKETIEILFQESLIKVLFATETFSIGLNMPAKTVIFTQVTKWDGVKRRPITSSEYIQMAGRAGRRGLDARGLVLMMIDDKLEPEVAKEIVTGHQDRLNSAFYLGYNMILNLLRIEAISPEFMLERCFHQFQNAASVPALEKELMTLQQERDSLAIPDEATIKDYYQIRQQLNTYTADMRAVIQHPQHSIEYLQPGRLVQIYNPKVSPDNVAGGQDFGWGVIVKHELRKAPKLGEPEHAPQESYVVQVLLPLSASSSAVSLSHPSAEMQPGLVPANGDEEVIYETVPCLLRCVKAISQIRIFLPKDGLKTDEDKETAFKSLAEVKRRFPDGVPILDPIENMDITDESFKKLLRKIEVLESRLLSNPLHLSPLLPSLWDQYHAKVQVSEKVKEKKKAIAKAHSIAQMDELKSRKRVLRRLGFINDAEVVQLKARVACEISSTEGHELLLSELLFDRFFNELTPETIASILSCFIFDEKVETQALKEELQKPYREVLAKARIVAKVSQECKLDVNEEDYVQSLKWQLMETVYAWANGRPFSEICKMTNTYEGSLIRLFRRLEELLRQMAQAAKVMGNDDLTKKFEESLQKVRRDIVAAQSLYL